Proteins encoded by one window of Bradyrhizobium sp. B097:
- a CDS encoding substrate-binding domain-containing protein, with translation MARNLPFPPSLLFRNLASAASDRLLAPMDRGGFGPRGARNRLRIGGFVCCSGSPGMWGPAATSTAQLAVAEINRRGGILGREIEFSVYDAGGPIDEVIDRAEQAIASDEVDLIMGMHTSAVRVALRHLITRSKIPYIYTPVYEGGERTPGVIAIGETPRWQNRPSIHWLAEAKRARRWYLIGSDYVWPWQSHRAVKRYIKETGGLVVGEEFVPVGEDDHAAHLERIRAAKPDVVLISLIGTDSVTFNRAFADAGLAATTLRFAGCFDETALLGVGADKTENLFCASGYFPSVGSQAGDDFRDRYRAMFGPFAPPVGSCGESAYEGFCLLEAAANRAGTLDLRPLLAAADNLVYRGPRGPVMVRSGHARMPMYLAEADGLDFRVIKAI, from the coding sequence ATGGCAAGAAACCTCCCGTTCCCGCCATCCCTGCTGTTCAGGAACCTGGCGTCGGCGGCGTCGGATCGCCTGCTTGCGCCGATGGATCGTGGCGGGTTCGGTCCGCGCGGCGCGCGCAACCGGCTGCGGATCGGTGGCTTCGTCTGTTGCTCCGGTTCGCCCGGGATGTGGGGGCCGGCCGCGACCTCGACCGCGCAGCTCGCGGTCGCCGAGATCAACCGGCGCGGCGGCATCCTCGGCCGTGAGATCGAGTTCTCGGTCTACGACGCCGGCGGTCCAATCGACGAGGTGATCGACCGCGCCGAGCAGGCGATCGCCTCCGACGAGGTCGATCTCATCATGGGCATGCACACCAGCGCGGTGCGTGTCGCGCTGCGTCACCTCATCACCCGCAGCAAGATCCCCTACATCTACACGCCGGTCTATGAGGGCGGCGAGCGGACGCCGGGCGTCATTGCGATCGGCGAGACGCCGCGCTGGCAGAACCGGCCGTCGATCCACTGGCTGGCCGAGGCGAAGCGCGCCAGGCGCTGGTACCTGATCGGCAGCGATTATGTCTGGCCCTGGCAGTCGCACCGCGCGGTGAAGCGCTACATCAAGGAGACCGGGGGCCTCGTGGTCGGCGAGGAGTTCGTGCCGGTCGGCGAGGACGATCACGCGGCGCATCTGGAGCGGATTCGTGCGGCGAAGCCCGATGTCGTGCTGATCTCGCTGATCGGCACCGACAGCGTGACCTTCAACCGCGCCTTCGCCGATGCCGGACTTGCCGCCACAACGCTGCGCTTTGCCGGCTGTTTCGACGAAACGGCGCTGCTCGGCGTCGGCGCCGACAAGACCGAGAACCTGTTCTGCGCCTCCGGCTATTTCCCCTCGGTCGGCTCGCAGGCCGGCGACGATTTCAGGGACCGCTATCGCGCGATGTTCGGTCCGTTCGCGCCGCCGGTCGGATCGTGCGGCGAGTCCGCCTATGAGGGCTTCTGCCTGTTAGAGGCTGCCGCCAACCGCGCCGGCACGCTCGACCTGCGGCCGCTGCTCGCGGCAGCGGATAATCTCGTCTATCGCGGCCCGCGCGGTCCGGTCATGGTGCGCAGCGGCCACGCCAGGATGCCGATGTATCTGGCCGAAGCCGATGGCCTCGACTTCAGGGTGATCAAGGCGATCTGA
- a CDS encoding MarR family transcriptional regulator produces MAKPPKENSPITEHLTYLLAQANREINRQLETRLAKEGVPVEQWRILKVLSDGNGHSMGELADAVLLNHPTLTKMIDRMVSDALVYRVQDPKDRRKVLMFVSDRGKALCRRLNSLAVSQEEHIVESYGDKSTTELKRLLESLIGSAN; encoded by the coding sequence GTGGCTAAACCGCCGAAAGAAAATTCCCCGATCACCGAACACCTCACCTACCTGCTCGCGCAAGCCAACCGGGAGATCAACCGGCAGTTGGAGACGCGGCTGGCCAAGGAAGGCGTGCCGGTCGAGCAGTGGCGCATCCTCAAAGTGCTGTCCGACGGCAACGGCCACTCGATGGGCGAGCTTGCCGACGCGGTGCTGCTCAACCATCCGACGCTGACCAAGATGATCGACCGCATGGTGTCGGACGCGCTGGTCTATCGCGTGCAGGATCCGAAGGATCGCCGCAAGGTGCTGATGTTCGTCTCCGACCGCGGCAAGGCGCTGTGCCGCCGGCTGAACTCGCTCGCAGTCAGCCAGGAAGAGCACATCGTCGAGAGCTATGGCGACAAGTCGACCACCGAGCTGAAGCGGCTGCTGGAAAGCCTGATCGGCAGCGCGAACTGA
- the secA gene encoding preprotein translocase subunit SecA: MIGALARKFFGSANDRRVKGYQSRVSAINALEPDLVKLTDDQLKARTAEFKQQLASGKTLDDLLVPAFATVREAAKRTLGQRHFDVQLIGGMVLHEGDIAEMKTGEGKTLVATLAVYLNALAGKGVHVVTVNDYLARRDSGWMGQIYSFLGLTTGVIVHGLDDAERKAAYACDITYGTNNEYGFDYLRDNMKYRLEDMVQREHFYAIVDEVDSILIDEARTPLIISGPLDDRSDFYNTIDTFMPKLAKKDDFEVDEKQRTVTLTEGGMEKLENLLRDAGQLKGESLYDVENVSVVHHVNQALRAHTLFTRDKDYIVRDDEVIIIDEFTGRMMQGRRYSEGLHQALEAKEHVTVQPENQTLASITFQNYFRMYQKLSGMTGTALTEADELFDIYKLEVVEIPTNLPVARLDEDDEVYRTQNEKYAAILAEIERANKRLQPVLVGTASIEKSEVLAEYLKKHGYKQIDFGSESGMDKLYAAARAGKPAKLFAVLNARFHEQEAYIVAEAGVPGAITIATNMAGRGTDIKLGGSLEMRIQQETAGIADEAEKAKKIELIKADIERFRELVLKAEEDFEVEPAKGNKPAKTVKKPGGLYIIGSERHESRRIDNQLRGRSGRQGDPGRSKFFLSLEDDLMRIFGSDRLDSMLQRLGLQEGEAIIHPWINKALEKAQQKVEARNFDIRKNLLKFDNVQNDQRKVIFDQRIDLMKDDSVVETVTDMRHAFVEDVVAKHIPEHAYAEQWDTAGLKEELKRVLDVDLPVDEWAKEEGIADEELLNRIENHVDERMAAKVAQWGPDVMRYVEKTILLQTLDHLWREHLIMLDHLRQVIGLRGYGQRDPLQEYKTEAFNLFQEMSAHLREAVTAQLMRVEIVPPDEPAMPLPPMEAHKLDPHTGEDEFAQARLTEATYAQASLAPGMPAADRNPNDPASWGKVGRNEDCPCGSGKKYKHCHGRYA, from the coding sequence ATGATCGGCGCGCTCGCCCGCAAGTTTTTCGGCTCCGCCAACGACCGTCGGGTCAAGGGGTATCAGTCCCGCGTCAGCGCCATCAACGCCCTGGAGCCCGACCTCGTCAAACTGACGGACGACCAGCTCAAGGCCCGCACCGCCGAGTTCAAGCAGCAGCTCGCCAGCGGCAAGACGCTCGATGACCTCCTGGTTCCGGCCTTCGCCACGGTGCGCGAGGCGGCCAAGCGGACGCTCGGCCAGCGCCATTTCGACGTCCAGCTGATCGGCGGCATGGTGCTGCACGAGGGCGACATCGCCGAGATGAAGACCGGCGAAGGCAAGACGCTGGTTGCGACGCTGGCGGTCTACCTCAACGCGCTCGCCGGCAAGGGCGTCCACGTCGTTACCGTCAACGACTACCTCGCCCGCCGCGACTCCGGCTGGATGGGCCAGATCTATTCGTTCCTGGGGCTGACCACCGGCGTGATCGTGCACGGCCTCGACGACGCCGAGCGCAAGGCCGCCTATGCCTGCGACATCACCTACGGTACCAACAACGAATACGGCTTCGACTATCTGCGCGACAACATGAAGTACCGCCTGGAGGACATGGTCCAGCGCGAGCATTTCTACGCGATCGTCGACGAAGTGGACTCGATCCTGATCGACGAAGCGCGCACGCCGCTGATCATCTCCGGCCCGCTCGACGACCGTTCGGATTTCTACAACACCATCGACACCTTCATGCCGAAGCTCGCCAAGAAGGACGACTTCGAGGTCGACGAGAAGCAGCGCACGGTGACGCTGACCGAAGGCGGCATGGAGAAGCTCGAGAACCTGCTGCGCGATGCCGGCCAGCTCAAGGGCGAGTCGCTGTACGACGTCGAGAACGTCTCCGTCGTGCATCACGTCAACCAGGCGCTGCGCGCGCACACGCTGTTCACGCGCGACAAGGATTACATCGTCCGCGACGACGAGGTCATCATCATCGACGAGTTCACGGGACGCATGATGCAGGGCCGGCGTTATTCGGAAGGCCTGCACCAGGCGCTGGAGGCCAAGGAGCACGTCACGGTCCAGCCCGAAAACCAGACGCTGGCCTCGATCACTTTCCAGAACTATTTCCGGATGTACCAGAAGCTGTCCGGCATGACCGGTACGGCGCTGACCGAAGCCGACGAGCTGTTCGACATCTACAAGCTCGAGGTCGTGGAGATCCCGACCAACCTGCCGGTGGCGCGCCTCGACGAGGACGACGAGGTCTACCGCACCCAGAACGAAAAATACGCCGCGATCCTTGCCGAGATCGAGCGCGCCAACAAGCGGCTGCAGCCGGTGCTGGTCGGCACGGCGTCGATCGAGAAATCGGAAGTGCTGGCCGAGTACCTCAAGAAGCACGGCTACAAGCAGATCGATTTCGGCTCCGAGTCCGGCATGGACAAGCTTTATGCGGCGGCTCGCGCAGGCAAGCCGGCAAAACTGTTCGCGGTGCTGAACGCGCGCTTCCACGAGCAGGAAGCCTATATCGTCGCGGAAGCCGGCGTGCCGGGTGCGATCACGATCGCGACCAACATGGCCGGCCGCGGCACCGACATCAAGCTCGGCGGCTCGCTCGAGATGCGGATCCAGCAGGAGACCGCAGGGATCGCCGACGAAGCCGAGAAGGCGAAGAAGATCGAGCTGATCAAGGCCGACATCGAACGCTTCCGCGAACTGGTGCTGAAGGCGGAAGAGGATTTCGAGGTCGAGCCCGCCAAGGGCAACAAGCCCGCCAAGACGGTGAAGAAGCCGGGCGGCCTCTACATCATCGGCTCCGAGCGCCACGAATCCCGCCGCATCGACAACCAGCTGCGCGGCCGTTCCGGCCGTCAGGGCGACCCCGGCCGCTCGAAATTCTTCCTGTCGCTGGAAGACGATCTGATGCGCATCTTCGGCTCCGACCGGCTCGACAGCATGCTGCAACGGCTCGGCCTGCAGGAAGGCGAAGCCATCATCCATCCCTGGATCAACAAGGCGCTCGAGAAGGCGCAGCAGAAGGTCGAAGCGCGCAACTTCGACATCCGCAAGAACCTCCTGAAGTTCGACAACGTCCAGAACGACCAGCGCAAGGTGATCTTCGACCAGCGCATCGACCTGATGAAGGACGACAGCGTCGTCGAGACCGTGACCGACATGCGCCACGCCTTCGTCGAGGACGTGGTCGCCAAGCACATCCCCGAGCACGCTTATGCCGAGCAGTGGGACACCGCGGGCCTCAAGGAAGAGCTGAAGCGCGTGCTCGATGTCGACCTGCCGGTCGACGAATGGGCCAAGGAAGAGGGCATCGCCGACGAGGAACTGCTCAACCGCATCGAGAATCATGTCGACGAGCGCATGGCGGCGAAGGTCGCGCAGTGGGGCCCCGACGTGATGCGCTACGTCGAGAAGACCATCCTGTTGCAGACGCTCGACCATCTCTGGCGCGAGCACCTGATCATGCTCGACCATCTGCGCCAGGTGATCGGCCTGCGCGGCTACGGCCAGCGCGATCCGTTGCAGGAGTACAAGACCGAGGCCTTCAATCTCTTCCAGGAGATGAGCGCGCATCTGCGCGAGGCCGTCACCGCGCAGCTGATGCGGGTCGAGATCGTGCCGCCGGATGAGCCTGCGATGCCGCTGCCGCCGATGGAAGCGCACAAGCTCGATCCCCACACCGGCGAGGACGAATTCGCGCAGGCTCGCCTGACCGAAGCCACCTACGCCCAGGCCTCGCTGGCGCCGGGGATGCCGGCCGCCGACCGCAATCCGAATGACCCGGCGAGCTGGGGCAAGGTCGGTCGCAACGAGGACTGCCCCTGCGGGTCAGGCAAGAAGTACAAGCACTGCCACGGCCGGTACGCGTAA
- a CDS encoding amidase has product MTVVLPTPTQLRAVAEQCGLSLTDEDVASFRGLMQGSVDAYNLVAQMPDELPEVKYPRTPGHRPAPEDNKHNAWYRKSTVKGAASGKLKGKTVALKDNIMLAGVPMTNGSSTLEGYIPDFDATIVTRMLDAGAEIAGKTHCEHFCLSGGSHTGSYGPVHNPHKMGYSAGGSSSGSGVVVSLGEVDMAIGGDQGGSIRMPSSFCGTYGMKPTWGLVPYTGIMPIEIYVDHTGPMTATVEDNALLLEVLAGDDGYDPRIKAPKVDDYTKALGKGVKGMKIGIVKEGFEQPTAEAAVNESVHEAAKRFKDLGASVETVSIPMHMLGGAIWTPIGTEGLTQTMMFGDGYGLSRSDLYSTSLMDFHRGWRRQADSLSETTKLFMMLGTYINNNFGPRFYGKALNISRRLAAAYDKAFKDYDLLLMPTTPMKATKLPEANASREEYVARALEMISNTAPFDITHHPAMSLPCGMVDGLPVGLMLVGRMFEESTIYRAAHAFEQAGDWKKM; this is encoded by the coding sequence GTGACCGTCGTCCTTCCCACGCCAACGCAACTTCGTGCCGTCGCCGAGCAGTGCGGCCTGTCCCTGACCGATGAGGACGTGGCCTCGTTCCGCGGCCTGATGCAGGGCTCGGTCGATGCCTACAACCTCGTCGCCCAGATGCCGGACGAATTGCCCGAAGTGAAGTATCCGCGCACGCCCGGCCATCGTCCGGCACCGGAAGACAACAAGCACAACGCCTGGTACCGCAAGTCGACGGTGAAGGGCGCGGCCTCCGGCAAGCTCAAGGGCAAGACGGTGGCGCTGAAGGACAACATCATGCTGGCCGGCGTGCCGATGACCAACGGCTCGTCGACGCTGGAAGGCTATATCCCCGATTTCGACGCCACCATCGTCACCCGCATGCTGGATGCCGGCGCCGAGATCGCCGGCAAGACGCACTGCGAGCATTTCTGTCTGTCCGGCGGCAGCCACACCGGCTCCTATGGGCCGGTGCACAATCCGCACAAGATGGGCTATTCGGCCGGCGGCTCGTCGTCGGGCTCCGGCGTCGTGGTCTCGCTCGGCGAGGTCGACATGGCGATCGGCGGCGACCAGGGCGGCTCGATCCGCATGCCGTCCTCGTTCTGCGGCACCTACGGCATGAAGCCGACCTGGGGCCTCGTGCCCTACACCGGCATCATGCCGATCGAGATCTATGTCGACCACACCGGCCCGATGACCGCGACCGTGGAAGACAACGCGCTGCTGCTGGAAGTGCTGGCCGGCGACGACGGCTATGATCCCCGGATCAAGGCGCCGAAGGTCGACGACTACACCAAGGCGCTCGGCAAGGGCGTCAAGGGCATGAAGATCGGCATCGTCAAGGAAGGCTTTGAGCAGCCGACCGCGGAGGCCGCGGTGAATGAGAGCGTGCATGAGGCGGCCAAGCGCTTCAAGGACCTCGGCGCCAGCGTCGAGACGGTGTCGATCCCGATGCACATGCTCGGCGGCGCGATCTGGACCCCGATCGGCACCGAAGGCCTGACCCAGACCATGATGTTCGGCGACGGCTACGGCCTCAGCCGCTCCGACCTCTATTCGACCTCGCTGATGGATTTCCATCGCGGCTGGCGCCGTCAGGCGGATTCGCTGTCCGAGACCACCAAGCTGTTCATGATGCTCGGCACCTACATCAACAACAATTTCGGTCCGCGCTTCTACGGCAAGGCGCTCAACATCTCCCGCCGGCTGGCCGCGGCCTATGACAAGGCCTTCAAGGACTACGATCTGCTGCTGATGCCGACCACGCCGATGAAGGCGACGAAGTTGCCCGAGGCCAATGCCAGCCGCGAGGAATATGTCGCCCGTGCGCTGGAGATGATCTCCAACACGGCGCCGTTCGACATTACCCATCACCCGGCGATGTCGCTGCCCTGCGGCATGGTCGACGGGTTGCCGGTCGGCCTGATGCTGGTCGGCCGGATGTTCGAGGAATCCACCATCTACCGCGCCGCGCATGCCTTCGAGCAGGCCGGCGACTGGAAGAAGATGTGA
- the argJ gene encoding bifunctional glutamate N-acetyltransferase/amino-acid acetyltransferase ArgJ: MSTAVSPLAPPDVPEMPVIAGVRLATAAAGIRYKGRTDVLLALMDKGTTVAGVFTKSKCPSAPVEWCRAKLKGGAARALVVNSGNANAFTGKTGKSSTALTAQIAAKAVGCSTSDVFLASTGVIGEPLDATKFDGVLAQLAETATPDLWMDAAKAIMTTDTFPKVATATVKLGKAKVTINGMAKGAGMIMPDMATMLSFIFTDAPLSASVLQSLLRAGVEDTFNALTIDGDTSTSDTLLAFATGAAAANGAPKISRAGDPRLKAFTKAFQQILANLSEQVARDGEGARKLVEVVVEGATTKPSARKIAMSIANSPLVKTAIAGEDANWGRVVMAVGKAGEPANRDKLSISFNGIRVAKSGARDPSYNEKEVSEAMKAPKIQIKVALGLGKAKDRVLTCDLTKEYVAINGDYRS, from the coding sequence ATGTCCACCGCCGTCTCCCCCCTCGCCCCGCCTGACGTTCCCGAGATGCCCGTGATCGCGGGTGTGCGGCTTGCGACCGCTGCCGCCGGCATCCGCTACAAGGGCCGCACCGACGTGCTGCTCGCGCTGATGGACAAGGGCACCACGGTGGCCGGCGTCTTCACCAAGTCGAAGTGCCCGTCGGCGCCGGTCGAATGGTGCCGCGCCAAGCTGAAGGGTGGGGCGGCGCGCGCGCTGGTGGTGAATTCCGGCAACGCCAATGCCTTCACCGGCAAGACCGGCAAGTCGTCCACCGCGCTGACCGCGCAGATCGCGGCGAAGGCGGTCGGCTGTTCGACGTCGGACGTCTTCCTTGCCTCCACCGGCGTGATCGGCGAGCCGCTCGACGCCACCAAGTTCGACGGCGTGCTGGCGCAGCTCGCGGAGACCGCGACCCCCGATCTGTGGATGGACGCGGCCAAGGCGATCATGACCACCGATACCTTCCCGAAGGTCGCCACCGCGACCGTGAAGCTCGGCAAGGCCAAGGTGACGATCAACGGCATGGCCAAGGGCGCCGGCATGATCATGCCCGACATGGCGACCATGCTGTCCTTCATCTTCACCGACGCGCCGCTGTCGGCGTCCGTGCTGCAATCGCTGCTCAGGGCCGGCGTCGAGGACACCTTCAATGCGCTGACCATCGACGGCGACACCTCGACCTCGGACACGCTGCTCGCCTTTGCGACCGGCGCGGCGGCAGCCAACGGCGCGCCGAAGATCTCGCGCGCCGGCGACCCGCGCCTGAAGGCCTTCACCAAGGCGTTCCAGCAGATCCTCGCCAATCTGTCCGAGCAGGTGGCGCGCGACGGCGAAGGCGCGCGCAAGCTGGTCGAGGTCGTGGTCGAGGGCGCGACGACAAAGCCTTCGGCGCGCAAGATCGCAATGTCGATCGCCAATTCGCCGCTGGTGAAGACCGCGATCGCCGGCGAGGACGCCAATTGGGGCCGCGTGGTGATGGCGGTCGGCAAGGCCGGCGAGCCCGCCAACCGCGACAAGCTCTCGATCTCCTTCAACGGCATCCGCGTCGCCAAGAGCGGCGCGCGCGATCCGTCCTACAATGAAAAAGAGGTGTCGGAGGCGATGAAGGCGCCGAAGATCCAGATCAAGGTCGCGCTCGGCCTCGGCAAGGCGAAGGACCGCGTGCTGACCTGCGACCTCACCAAGGAATACGTCGCGATCAACGGCGATTACAGGTCGTAA
- a CDS encoding peptidylprolyl isomerase, which yields MTTSPPETKTGLRLGLATLAATGCLVAVLAAGLPVRAAESDPVLAKVNGSEIHASDVALAEEELGPSLQQMDPSTRKDNVLSFLIDMKIVSKAAEDKKIENNDDFKKRLAFTRNRLLMDSLLASEGKAATTDDAMKKVYEEASKQITGEQEVRARHILVETEDEAKAIKAELDKGADFAELAKKKSKDPGASDGGDLGFFTKEQMVPEFSAVAFTLEPGKISDPVKSQFGWHIIKVEEKRNRKAPDFEQVKAQIETYVTRKAQADYVAKLREAAKVERLDKPAETAKDATAPADAAKDAPKPADNKMAPAKK from the coding sequence ATGACCACCTCGCCTCCGGAAACCAAAACCGGCCTGCGCCTCGGCCTCGCCACCCTGGCCGCCACGGGCTGTCTTGTCGCAGTGCTGGCTGCCGGCCTCCCGGTCCGCGCCGCGGAATCCGACCCGGTGCTGGCGAAGGTGAACGGTTCCGAGATCCATGCCAGCGACGTGGCGCTCGCCGAGGAGGAACTCGGCCCGAGCCTGCAGCAGATGGACCCCTCGACGCGCAAGGACAACGTGCTGTCCTTCCTGATCGACATGAAGATCGTGTCCAAGGCCGCCGAGGACAAGAAGATCGAGAACAACGACGACTTCAAGAAACGGCTCGCCTTCACCCGCAACCGCCTGTTGATGGACAGCCTGCTTGCCAGCGAAGGCAAGGCCGCGACCACCGACGACGCCATGAAGAAGGTCTATGAAGAGGCCTCCAAGCAGATCACCGGCGAGCAGGAGGTGCGCGCCCGCCACATCCTGGTCGAGACCGAGGATGAGGCGAAGGCGATCAAGGCCGAGCTCGACAAGGGCGCGGACTTCGCCGAGCTCGCCAAGAAGAAGTCCAAGGATCCCGGCGCCTCCGACGGCGGCGACCTCGGCTTCTTCACCAAGGAGCAGATGGTGCCGGAATTCTCCGCGGTCGCCTTCACGCTCGAGCCGGGCAAGATCTCCGATCCGGTCAAGTCGCAGTTCGGCTGGCACATCATCAAGGTCGAGGAAAAGCGCAACCGCAAGGCGCCCGACTTCGAGCAGGTGAAGGCCCAGATCGAGACCTATGTGACCCGCAAGGCCCAGGCCGACTATGTCGCCAAGCTGCGCGAGGCCGCCAAGGTCGAGCGCCTGGACAAGCCGGCCGAGACGGCCAAGGACGCGACCGCGCCGGCGGATGCCGCCAAGGACGCGCCGAAGCCCGCCGACAACAAGATGGCGCCGGCGAAGAAGTAG
- a CDS encoding substrate-binding domain-containing protein has product MLSTVSFQAYGGMPVAPPHLFRNPSSCAADLALTVKPGSSRRGGTDSKLRIGNFITFSGAPGIWGPISANSVMLAVAEINRRGGIRGREVELSMYDAGGPIEEVVRRAERAIAFDEIDVIMGSHISAVRLALRKVTAGRIPYVYTPVYEGGERTPGVMAIGETPRAESRPAIHWLTEVKKAQRWYLIGSDYVWPWQSHRAVKRYIKEAGGQVVGEEFVPLGEDDHEPHLARIRAARPDVVLITLIGTDSITFNRAFADAGLAATTLRYAGAMDETVLLGIGPDATENLFCASGYFGCVDSRANDEFQISYRAMFGAHAPPIGSVGQSNYEGMRFLEAAANRARSLSTGPLSAAARNLVYSGARGTVTIRDGRAEMPIYLAEADGLDFNVIKTI; this is encoded by the coding sequence GTGCTCTCGACGGTCTCCTTCCAGGCGTATGGCGGCATGCCCGTCGCGCCGCCGCACCTGTTTCGAAATCCGTCGTCCTGCGCGGCCGATCTCGCTTTGACCGTCAAGCCGGGCTCCTCGCGCCGTGGCGGCACCGACAGCAAGCTTAGGATTGGCAATTTCATCACCTTCTCCGGCGCGCCCGGAATCTGGGGGCCGATCTCGGCCAACAGCGTCATGCTGGCTGTCGCCGAGATCAACCGGCGCGGCGGCATCCGCGGCCGCGAGGTCGAATTGTCGATGTACGACGCCGGCGGGCCGATCGAGGAGGTGGTGCGGCGCGCCGAGCGGGCGATCGCCTTCGACGAGATCGACGTGATCATGGGCTCGCATATCTCGGCGGTCCGTCTCGCGCTGCGCAAGGTCACGGCCGGCCGCATCCCCTATGTCTATACGCCGGTCTATGAGGGCGGCGAGCGGACGCCCGGCGTGATGGCGATCGGCGAGACGCCGCGCGCCGAAAGCCGCCCGGCGATCCACTGGCTCACCGAGGTCAAGAAGGCGCAGCGCTGGTATCTGATCGGCAGCGACTATGTCTGGCCCTGGCAGTCGCATCGCGCGGTGAAGCGTTACATCAAGGAGGCCGGCGGCCAGGTGGTCGGCGAGGAATTCGTCCCGCTCGGCGAGGACGATCACGAGCCGCATCTGGCGCGGATTCGCGCAGCCCGGCCCGATGTCGTGCTGATCACCCTGATCGGGACCGACAGCATCACCTTCAACCGCGCCTTCGCCGACGCAGGACTCGCAGCCACCACGCTGCGCTATGCCGGCGCGATGGACGAGACCGTGTTGCTCGGCATCGGGCCGGACGCGACCGAGAACCTGTTCTGCGCCTCCGGCTATTTCGGCTGCGTCGATTCGCGCGCCAATGACGAGTTCCAGATCAGCTACCGCGCGATGTTCGGGGCGCACGCGCCGCCGATCGGCTCGGTCGGACAGTCCAACTACGAGGGGATGCGCTTTCTCGAAGCGGCGGCCAACCGGGCCCGCTCGCTGTCAACGGGCCCTTTATCCGCTGCGGCGCGCAACCTCGTTTACAGCGGCGCCCGCGGCACCGTGACCATTCGCGACGGCCGTGCCGAAATGCCGATCTATCTTGCCGAGGCCGACGGTCTCGACTTCAATGTGATCAAGACGATCTAG
- a CDS encoding VOC family protein: protein MTSITPFLWLDNNVRDAVAFYKSVFPNAEIETVSDFMASFELEGQRFYALNGGPQHKFNEAVSFFLSVETQEQVDYFWEKLTDGGQESRCGWLKDRFGLSWQVIPTALSRYLGDPDRKAADRAMQAMLKMQKIIIADLDKAFAG, encoded by the coding sequence ATGACTTCGATCACGCCGTTCCTCTGGCTCGACAACAACGTTCGCGACGCCGTCGCCTTCTACAAATCGGTGTTTCCGAACGCCGAGATCGAGACCGTCAGCGACTTCATGGCGAGCTTCGAGCTCGAGGGGCAGCGGTTCTACGCGCTCAATGGCGGCCCGCAGCACAAGTTCAACGAGGCGGTGTCGTTCTTCCTCAGTGTCGAGACCCAGGAACAGGTGGATTACTTCTGGGAGAAGCTCACCGACGGCGGCCAGGAATCGCGCTGCGGCTGGCTCAAGGACCGCTTCGGCCTGTCCTGGCAGGTGATCCCGACGGCGCTGAGCCGCTATCTCGGCGATCCCGACCGCAAGGCGGCCGATCGCGCAATGCAGGCGATGCTGAAGATGCAGAAGATCATCATCGCCGATCTCGACAAGGCCTTCGCCGGCTGA